The following are encoded together in the Plasmodium malariae genome assembly, chromosome: 1 genome:
- the PmUG01_01015500 gene encoding conserved Plasmodium protein, unknown function has translation MNDKEQKKHAKIIEGIKYLQNENLLLENLSAIDKNCRRQDNHVAIELIDIFLDENSYCCNENFLFNYNILNKSKELNLNAEKKNKSSFAKQFKVHVKNKNIEKINEEDAYYFLLKKKNVCSYSREFINSKKILFQYICNCVLKNYVHINYLIDKIYVDFEVKNNRNNRSSNNGINSARNNNTKRVICNDDLVNILIETIFKLFITSIDRQSDIDDERSENRVFQYAKDIQKSYLMHSKEQPQEGVGGKSGNQSINYINNINYTNYLSILKKLITIDKSFVKNIFYIFIEKIEKLTSTNIEKVCKHIFNIFKEIICHCEEFELSTVYNIFLNNEVIDKNEVLYNYAIILCLINLRNVYNTYNMMLCMNVILGKLCSTNKSNLRHSLFINDERCCRRGRKIEHVKYLECEKSESGIYDENDRTSCEEDVTLYDGDENDGDFQIIGIGENESEYNENKRSKQLNNGRCMQMYKEQIEERKIKHFIIFLLIYALKIYDISYVNGCLNELVKNFFYLLKKKRHLLNKKVHHIIKTIVFLLILIFYNLNIDNNKTVIYILKCLDILLRIYYKNVVLCEELGERSLNMNNSSREENNNKNVVSLDDNVNSPFDVDSKPFIDKAKRDGIRNSKMFKKNAVVKKKKNYDIDITHNSIGWEDEKRIDPCNILGINIFEFNVSPLLLFLIIPINLEYNLRKKDDLVLNNVNDKVMRLSTKLKNKWMLFFKNYYRHFLDFLRKKERMMQKGRGNANINVERGSEGCSEGSIKNNAENSKQNCSQNSDESNNESNDESNNESNDESSDESNDESNDKRINKRNDERSDGDSKNNDGDDVNGRCFSIMENIREEVRYLISEVHDFCEEDLFNILCLNNILFYLYDIFTHIDLIYLICFFQLCTKYNDYFCCVNIKKITYQLNALLNVHTKLCINTFENLKNENISKCTYIYINLLILSLFEYNLFFVFKFISYYCLINPSELLKLLPSLLFIYNMSYENHSIDINGDFKIRKCLNIPSDQRNVYYMFVIRSLILHVLSKIGCSDNNIPVIYNCIYILLSEGSSKMKKGEPSTDDSRRGSGYLIVCGNVKVNANVSANVHVKDGLIRSYNVDENNIIDTDFSYDGMFNTLYLLYFYDKLIDSNENIMSKYFKYVEKSTLHVQQGTDDDDQCNYAASSNRMNNNVNDDYNKDNINNTKTNYNEKLVNCLEEDINIFCDLKNVLILLKISRYYNVSNYINSIIKLINIYFRKYKNQVIYNNFYNKIQNSIIKISILILIVLSMNKYVEFEIIYNLLKKNFLKNKNYNEFNTYSTNIISSVIIFTRYYINNLVYKKDTLCNEQYDILYHSKIKYIFKDFSKLLSLNNEKILEEVINVLSSIYLIYYKNYQVEGQDTIAYYENRKKECNNTGLDNSTNRVYSVNNNLMFNLNMHEEKDLMNLYFDKHFVHKSFLKCKSENNIYKNLQKVILKDEISNLSLYHLKNMNSNNNNHLIRVLYKLFNANIKNDKNSNFNYYIKLLFSDKFQNIQEIILIFKNLHFFNVHYISLFFYIVDCFFQKLKNKIENKEEFILHHTHKTRGKDNSMDDESNGDENVLGGTTRINMVNTSKSNVVNVIKEKGKDKSMNSTYEIICNNIYEEIKSMIFEENINIHVFYPLLSILCKHNNDINEILDFFYKRVDIYMKDNDTKLNVSKNEMIIIFLCLNYVHMNVSQIPNFYNFLTNLLKEISDKYIKNILLFCLSSCCNYTDVSSSHITAILEVHKENLKCILNYDNGNTSSIRLEENIREDYNNKNKLNNDLSYIENTNSNDTHELNNDDNFYFFISLSNLCFYLYKHYNNSKYDHMVKDIYHIIINSLQKKISNVIVSVTNILMYLYIKKIISMYEITSTLKLLITRIGSNHVFNSKYVVYALCTIYRFVSFYYKENFGCITYEQSNSNDGSNIGSSNNTSNNTSNVISNNISGERYSTSNNCCKSVKGAVGFILNNLQKIIVKYFDELEDKYISLISYCSLIGLKIVGEYISSDYFNNYECCNMVILFINRFIKKDFEIKKCINTTNRILANTSESEDEIENGGVFGDKNAQYNEDRKGEQPEQEQIEKLKPKGILTSDENLFAYNNNNYKLNTDIIVNDHDTNLVLLYMFCYKYYEELNDSLIKIENLDKKHMLYNVFSHLLSIENYLKTFLKTCKLLDIDTFSLNRDKEYEDIKLNMSFDNKENTMSYLNFFSDELYDYLNNFLKIMKLINYIKFDVQIKNNIQNLYSYICKFIKIHYIILDVLILKIMENINDNIKSYYKIYKECIKRVQLLYECRISIFNYFTIFSAFSNSYSHIFCIISNYFNTFSTYEKYMFIKNIINIKKIKKEEIKFIFLNILKNAKLFHQDASLWIYAISVLKILLKRIYKIVRNGEGDKEDGKNYYDLLSYIKYSFITVLNETVLTVYRENYYNHSTLYGCGEIVKREEVLPERILQEKMLSEKSGRECNKVKKEEKYNAKDRRMLNNSSKNKGEINREDTVPIRGAQTKDNINLYKRTYVDIPLNVMLCISDFLFCLCKIIIKEKLHEEINIDEMIKDFPILIQGYVILKLKEPFKKLNIIKSKMLFHVFKYNFTFKENIQDFYCAEEKYCSNNNKSVLTLKFNYNKLTEYFQNIFLIKECIYLSYIYSHFNEKQKILENLLSMCNVSQLNKDYLYIIISSFVLFSMKSSNSSFFINNVLYNFYVTNDLIDNIGKFLASVEMNISFSIKREEKQSSRIKKANCNLNHEGVRSRIFEYNGNNNINNESKKLEEHSDNGITTTKGMVEKQCVREEDESAKIFFIIEEEFVRTKMRNSFRSKKNKLLKESNLVDEIILKKEFFFLKKLGIYYLIKNNERSTELSKKYNKLLSHFRKSEKQDFFIKHYDIHALNYKDISRYLYNQDIIDDSYYNNNFFNKNIEDNSFVSFDYEIFSKYLTVPLFMKDVFTFFELNLNKNIVTHSFGELFHKNKKSDKKQKEHGKNLYDYDTPMSDSSEDENSMEKLLFDQKQKKKKKTLLYDNTLLNYLKSRSHCLNNYELYIANISFLSEDIKNILFDKNAFNKNCVHKNSYRNDFVNHFHLLRMFFKNLILFFMIFPKSIILNNSEYFFPDNKNHFLFKVINFLSEDFVNKYS, from the coding sequence atgaacgATAAAGAGCAAAAGAAGCATGCGAAGATTATCGAaggtataaaatatttacaaaatgaaaatttactCCTTGAAAATTTAAGTGCGATTGATAAAAATTGTAGGAGACAAGATAACCATGTAGCGATAGAACTGATTGACATATTCCTAGATGAGAATAGTTATTGTtgtaatgaaaattttctttttaattataatatattaaataaaagtaaggaattaaatttaaatgctGAGAAGAAGAATAAGTCAAGTTTTGCTAAACAGTTTAAAGTacatgttaaaaataaaaatatagaaaaaataaatgaagaagatgcctattattttttgttaaaaaaaaaaaatgtatgtagTTACAGTAGggaatttataaattctaaGAAAATACTGTTTCAGTATATTTGCAAttgtgttttaaaaaattatgtgcatataaattatttgataGATAAGATATATGTAGATTTTGaggttaaaaataatagaaataatagaAGTAGTAATAATGGAATTAATAGTGCTAGAAATAATAACACCAAACGTGTAATTTGCAATGACGATTTagtaaacattttaatagaaacaatatttaaactttttattaCGAGCATTGACCGTCAAAGCGACATAGATGATGAACGAAGTGAAAATAGGGTTTTTCAGTATGCAAAAGATATTCAAAAAAGCTATTTAATGCATTCAAAAGAACAACCACAAGAAGGAGTAGGGGGAAAGTCTGGAAATCAGtctattaattatattaataacattaattATACTAATTACCTGagcattttaaaaaaattaattaccATTGATAAAagttttgtaaaaaatatattttatatatttatagagaaaatagaaaaattaacctcaacaaatatagaaaaagtatgtaaacacatttttaatatatttaaagaaattatttgcCACTGTGAAGAATTTGAATTAAGTAcagtttataatatattcttaaataatgaggtaattgataaaaatgaagtCTTGTATAATTATGCCATTATTCTTTGTTTAATAAATCTTCGAAATGTGTACAATACGTACAATATGATGTTATGCATGAACGTAATTTTAGGTAAATTATGCTCAACTAATAAATCTAATTTAAGGCATTccctttttataaatgatgAGAGATGTTGTAGAAGGGGTAGAAAAATTGAACATGTCAAATATCTTGAATGTGAAAAAAGTGAATCAGGAatatatgatgaaaatgataGAACAAGCTGCGAGGAGGACGTTACATTGTATGATGGCGATGAAAATGATGGggattttcaaataattggGATAGGTGAAAACGAATCAGAATACAATGAAAACAAAAGGAGTAAACAGCTAAATAATGGTAGGTGTATGCAAATGTATAAAGAACAAATTGAGGAGAGAAAGAtcaaacattttattatatttctacTAATCTATGCACTAAAGATTTACGATATAAGTTACGTAAATGGATGCTTAAATGAGCtagttaaaaattttttttatttattaaaaaaaaagagacaCTTGTTGAATAAGAAAGTTCatcatattataaaaacgATAGTATTCCTGCTAATCTTAATATTCTACAACTTAAATATTGACAACAATAAAAcggttatatatattttaaaatgtttagaTATTTTGCTGCgaatttattacaaaaatgtgGTATTATGCGAAGAACTGGGTGAAAGGTCATTGAACATGAATAATAGTAGCAGAGAGGAAAACAACAATAAGAATGTAGTTAGTTTAGATGATAATGTAAATTCTCCTTTTGATGTGGATAGCAAACCATTTATTGATAAGGCGAAGAGAGACGGGATAAGAAACTCAAAAATGTTTAAGAAAAATGCAgttgtgaaaaaaaaaaaaaattatgatattgATATTACACATAACAGTATTGGATGGGAAGACGAAAAAAGAATTGACCCTTGTAATATTTTGGGGATAAACATTTTTGAATTCAACGTATCTcctcttttattatttttaataattcctATAAATCTTGAATACAACTTGAGGAAAAAAGATGACCTTGTTTTGAATAATGTAAATGACAAAGTTATGAGGCTCTCAacaaagttaaaaaataaatggatgttattctttaaaaattattataggCATTTCCTGGACTTTTTGAGAAAAAAGGAGAGAATGATGCAAAAGGGTAGGGGAAATGCGAACATCAACGTGGAGAGAGGAAGCGAGGGATGCAGCGAGGGAAGCATCAAAAATAATGCCGAGAACAGCAAGCAGAATTGCAGTCAGAACAGCGATGAAAGCAATAACGAAAGCAATGACGAAAGCAATAACGAAAGCAATGACGAAAGCAGTGACGAAAGCAATGACGAAAGCAATGACAAACGCATTAACAAAAGGAATGACGAAAGAAGTGATGGTGATAGTAAAAACAACGATGGAGATGACGTGAATGGACGATGCTTCAGTATAATGGAAAACATAAGGGAAGAGGTGAGGTACTTAATCAGCGAAGTGCATGATTTTTGCGAAGAAGATCTTTTTAACATCCTGtgcttaaataatatattattttatttatatgatatatttacgCACATTGActtgatatatttaatatgtttttttcaattatgtACGAAATATAATGACTATTTTTGCTGTGTAAATATTAAGAAGATAACTTACCAGCTGAATGCCCTCTTAAATGTGCATACAAAATTGTGCATTAACacatttgaaaatttaaaaaatgagaatatatcaaaatgcacatatatatatataaatttgttgATCTTGTCCTTATTTGagtacaatttattttttgtttttaaatttatttcttacTACTGTTTAATAAATCCGTCTGAGTTGCTAAAATTGCTTCCTTCCttattgttcatatataatatgtcaTATGAGAATCATTCTATAGATATTAATGGagattttaaaataagaaagtgCTTAAACATTCCAAGTGATCAAAGAAATGTGTATTATATGTTTGTGATAAGAAGTTTAATTCTGCATGTCTTATCGAAAATTGGTTGtagtgataataatattccGGTTATTTACAAttgtatttacattttactGAGTGAGGGAAgtagtaaaatgaaaaaaggagAGCCCTCAACGGATGATTCGAGAAGAGGAAGTGGATACCTAATCGTATGTGGAAATGTAAAAGTAAATGCAAATGTGAGTGCAAATGTACATGTTAAGGACGGTCTTATTAGATCATATAATGTAGACGAAAATAATATCATAGATACCGATTTTTCGTACGACGGTATGTTCAACACgctttatcttttatatttctatgaTAAATTAATTGACAGCAATGAGAACATAATGagtaaatatttcaaatatgtAGAAAAAAGTACTCTTCACGTACAACAGGGTACAGATGATGATGATCAGTGTAACTACGCAGCATCTTCTAATCGAATGAATAACAACGTAAATGATGATTATAATAAGGACAACATTAATAACACTAAAACGAATTACAATGAAAAACTTGTGAATTGCTTGGAggaagatataaatatattttgtgaCCTTAAGAACGTTTTGATTTTGCTAAAGATAAGCAGATATTACAACGTTagtaattacataaatagtattattaaattaataaacatatatttccGTAAATATAAGAACCaagttatttataataatttttataataagatacaaaatagtataataaaaataagcatACTAATTTTAATTGTGTTATCaatgaataaatatgtagaatttgaaattatttataatttattgaaaaaaaattttctaaaaaataagaattataatGAATTTAATACATACAGCACAAACATAATTTCGTCCGTCATTATATTCACAAGATATTATATCAACAATTTGGTGTATAAAAAAGATACGTTGTGTAATGAGCAGTACGATATTTTATATCACtctaaaataaagtatatttttaaagatttttcaaaattattaagcctaaataatgaaaaaattttggAAGAAGTGATTAATGTTTTGTCatccatatatttaatatattacaaaaattatcaaGTAGAGGGTCAAGATACTATTgcttattatgaaaatagaaaaaaggaaTGCAATAACACAGGTTTAGACAATAGCACAAACAGAGTGTACAGTGTGAATAATAATTTGATGTTCAATTTAAACATGCATGAAGAAAAAGACTTAATGAacttatattttgataaacATTTTGTGCATAagtcttttttaaaatgtaaatctGAGAATaacatttacaaaaatttacaaaaagtTATTCTTAAAGATGAAATTAGTAATCTTTCTTtgtatcatttaaaaaacatgaacagtaacaacaataatCATTTAATAAGGGTATTGTACAAGCTATTTAAtgcaaatattaaaaatgacaaaaattcaaattttaattattacattaaattactttttaGTGATAAATTTCAAAACATTCAAgagataattttaatttttaaaaatttgcacttttttaatgttcattatatttctttatttttttacatagtAGActgtttttttcaaaaattaaagaacaaaatagaaaataaggAAGAATTCATTTTACACCATACCCACAAGACAAGAGGGAAGGATAATTCGATGGATGATGAATCGAACGGAGATGAAAATGTGTTGGGGGGTACCACCAGAATTAACATGGTAAATACAAGCAAAAGTAATGTCGTTAATGTGATAAAGGAAAAGGGGAAGGATAAAAGTATGAACTCAACttatgaaattatttgtaataatatatatgaagaaataaaaagcatGATTTTTGaagagaatataaatatacatgtattttaCCCATTACTTAGCATATTATGTAAACATAACaatgatataaatgaaattttagattttttttacaaacgAGTCGATATCTATATGAAAGATAATGATACCAAATTAAATGTGAGTAAAAAcgaaatgataataatttttctttgtttaaaTTATGTGCATATGAATGTTTCTCAAATAccaaatttttataacttcTTAACGAATTTGCTTAAAGAAATATCAGATAAGTACATTAAAaacattcttttattttgtttaagtTCGTGTTGTAATTATACTGATGTAAGTAGTTCTCATATTACTGCTATATTGGAAGTACATAAGGAAAATTtgaaatgtatattaaattatgacAATGGAAATACTTCTTCTATTAGGTTAGAGGAAAATATAAGGgaagattataataataaaaataagttaaataATGATCTTTCATACATAGAAAATACGAATTCGAATGATACACACGAGTTgaataatgatgataatttctacttttttatttctttgaGTAACTTatgcttttatttatataaacattataaCAACAGTAAATATGATCACATGGTAAAGGATATTTAccatattataataaattcgCTGCAAAAGAAAATTAGTAACGTTATAGTTAGTGTAACGAACATcttaatgtatttatatataaaaaaaataattagtaTGTACGAAATAACAAGCACTTTGAAACTTCTTATAACACGTATAGGCAGTAATCATGTGTTTAACTCAAAATATGTTGTATACGCCTTATGCACCATTTATCGCTTcgtatcattttattataaagagAATTTTGGTTGTATTACGTATGAGCAAAGTAATTCGAATGATGGTAGTAATATTGGAAGCAGTAACAATACGAGTAACAATACGAGTAACGTCATTAGTAATAACATTAGTGGTGAAAGATATAGTACTAGTAACAACTGCTGCAAGAGTGTGAAAGGAGCGGTAGGGTTTATATTGAATAATTTACAGAAAATTATAGTGAAATATTTCGACGAATTAGAAGACAAATATATCAGCTTGATTTCGTATTGTTCTTTAATAGGATTAAAAATTGTAGGGGAATATATTTCGTCTgactattttaataattacgAATGCTGCAATAtggttatattatttataaacagatttataaagaaagattttgaaataaaaaaatgcataaacaCAACAAATAGAATTTTAGCAAATACTAGCGAGTCGGAGGATGAAATTGAAAATGGGGGTGTTTTCGGCGATAAAAATGCTCAATATAATGAAGACAGGAAGGGAGAGCAGCCGGAGCAGGAGCAGATCGAGAAGTTGAAGCCGAAGGGAATTTTGACTAGTGATGAAAACCTTTTTgcgtataataataacaactaCAAGTTGAATACCGATATTATAGTGAATGATCATGATACCAATTTAGTACTTCTGTACATGttttgttataaatattatgaagaattaaatgactctttaattaaaattgaaaatttagataaaaaacatatgttGTATAACGTATTTTCACACCTGTTAAgtattgaaaattatttgaaaacttttttaaaaacatgcAAACTTTTAGACATAGatacattttcattaaataggGACAAAGAATATGAAGatataaaattgaatatGTCATTTgataataaggaaaatacTATGAGTTACTTAAACTTTTTTAGCGATGAATTATATGACTATTTAAATaactttttgaaaataatgaaattaataaattatataaaatttgatGTTCAGATAAAGAACAATATTCAGAATttgtattcatatatatgcaaattcataaaaattcattacataatattagatgtgttaatattaaaaattatggaaaatataaatgataatataaaaagttattataaaatttataaggAGTGCATAAAAAGGGTTCAATTATTATACGAATGTAGAAttagtatatttaattatttcacaATTTTTAGTGCATTTAGTAATTCTTATagtcatattttttgtatcatcagcaattattttaataccttcagtacatatgaaaaatacatgtttattaaaaatataattaatattaaaaaaattaagaaggaagaaattaaattcatttttttgaacATCCTGAAAAATGCAAAGCTGTTTCATCAAGACGCCTCCCTATGGATTTACGCTATTTcagttttaaaaattttattaaaaagaatatataaaattgtaaGAAATGGTGAGGGGGATAAGGAGGATGGAAAGAACTACTATGATTTATtatcttatataaaatattcctttATTACTGTTCTTAACGAAACGGTCTTAACTGTATATAgggaaaattattataatcattCCACGTTATATGGGTGCGGTGAGATAGTGAAAAGGGAGGAAGTGTTACCAGAGAGGATCCTACAGGAGAAAATGCTTAGTGAAAAGAGTGGAAGAGAATGTAATAAGGTGAAAAAAGAGGAGAAATATAATGCAAAAGATAGGAGGATGTTAAATAATTCCTCAAAAAACAAAGGAGAAATTAATCGGGAAGATACTGTTCCTATAAGAGGCGCACAGACGAAGGACAATATCAATCTATATAAACGCACTTATGTAGATATCCCGCTCAATGTTATGTTATGTATAAGtgactttttattttgcttgtgtaaaataataattaaagaaaaactaCATGAGGAAATAAACATTGATGAGATGATAAAAGATTTTCCAATTCTAATACAAggatatgttatattaaaattaaaggaaccgttcaaaaaattaaatataattaaaagcaaaatgttatttcatgtatttaagtataattttacatttaaagaaaatatacaaGACTTTTATTGTGCTGAGGAAAAATActgtagtaataataacaagaGCGTgttaacattaaaatttaattataacaagTTAACTGagtattttcaaaatattttcttgattaaagaatgtatttatttatcatacatatattctcATTTTAATGAGAAACagaaaatattagaaaactTATTATCAATGTGTAATGTTAGCCAGCTTAATAAGGATTATctctatataataatttcttcttttgttttattttccatgAAAAGTAGTAAtagttcattttttattaacaacgTTTTGTACAACTTTTATGTTACAAACGATTTAATTGACAACATTGGTAAATTTTTAGCTAGCGTAGAAatgaatatttctttttcaattaAGAGGGAAGAAAAACAGAGCTCAAGAATAAAAAAGGCAAATTGTAATTTAAACCATGAAGGTGTAAGGAGCagaatttttgaatataatgggaataataacataaataatgaGAGCAAAAAACTAGAGGAGCATAGTGATAATGGTATAACAACAACTAAAGGAATGGTAGAGAAACAATGTGTGAGAGAGGAAGACGAAAgtgcaaaaatattttttatcattgaAGAAGAATTTGTAAGAACAAAAATGAGAAATTCCTTtcgaagtaaaaaaaataagctaCTTAAGGAAAGTAATTTAGTGGacgaaataattttaaaaaaagaatttttttttttaaaaaaattaggaatatattatttgattaaaaataatgaaagaaGTACAGAGttgtcaaaaaaatataacaaattgcTTTCCCATTTCCGCAAAAGCGAAAAACAAGATTTCTTTATTAAACATTATGATATACATGCTTTAAATTATAAGGATATTAGtagatatttatataatcagGATATTATCGATGActcttattataataataatttttttaacaaaaatatagaagataattcttttgtttcatttgactatgaaatattttcaaaatatctGACTGTTCCCTTATTTATGAAAGATGTCTTCACATTTTTcgaattaaatttaaacaaaaatattgtCACGCACAGTTTTGGTGAACTAttccataaaaataaaaaatctgATAAGAAACAGAAGGAGCATGGCAAAAATTTGTATGATTATGATACCCCTATGTCAGATTCGTCAGAGGATGAAAATAGcatggaaaaattattatttgatcaaaaacagaaaaaaaaaaagaaaacattaCTATATGATAACACTCTgcttaattatttaaaaagtaggTCCCattgtttaaataattatgaactGTATATAGCAAATATAAGTTTTTTAAGTGAAGATAtcaagaatatattattcgaTAAAAATGCGTTTAACAAAAATTGCGTTCATAAAAATAGTTATAGGAATGATTTCGTTAATCATTTTCACTTGTTACggatgttttttaaaaatttaatcttgttttttatgatttttcCCAAAAGCATTATTCTGAATAAttcagaatatttttttcccgataataaaaatcatttcctttttaagGTTATAAATTTCCTATCAGAAGATTTTGTGAATAAGTATTCATGA